The following is a genomic window from Ancylothrix sp. D3o.
CAAAATTTAGAATCAGACGATCAGGAGTTAGTTATGAGATTACAACCTTTGCTGCAAGAAAAACTAGCACAAGTTGAGCAAAAAGGTATCGAACAGGGTATCGAACAAGGTATTCAACAAGGCATCCAACGAGGTATCCGGCAAGGAGAGCGCTTAATAGTGGAAAATTTATTAAGGTTGAGATTTGGGGAATTAGATGCAGAGTTATCTGCTTTAATTGATTCTATCTTGAGTTTTTCACCAGAAGAATTTACTCCCTTATTGGTGCAATTGTCTCGTGAGGAATTGGTAAGCAGATTTAGAAATTAACAAAAAACGCCAATTGTAGGGTCGATCTCTAAATTGACTCTACAATATTATTCACAAGCTTGGTTTGCATTTCGTTTATACCACTAATGCCCTCTAAGCTTTCCACAAATAAATAAGCGAAAAAAGTATAACCCAAATTACATCAACGAAATGCCAAAATAAAGTAGTTGCACTCACGCCAACATGACCTTTATCAGGTATTTTAGCCATCGTTCAAAACGAAAACAAGAGTTAAACTTTTCAAAAAAATAAAAAACGTTAAATTTTATCTAAAGAACGAAAGATAGAAGATAAAAAGTTGTTGTTTTAAAAACTCATTGAATATGTTAATCTTAATCTGAAGATTTTAAAAATAATTCTATACTACTCTAAAAATAAGAAATATATTTTTATTGCCTAAAAATCAGATAAAAATTATGTATAATAACGAACTTTATTTACTTAATTTTTGTTAAAGGCAGGGATTTTCGCTCATAGGTTTACTGTTTATTAAGACTGCTATTTTTTTTATTAAACATTTTTTAGGCGTTAATTATTTCCAGCGCACATTAGAGTTATGAGTATTAATTTGTTTCATTGCCTCCAAAAAATTAACTAGGCCATTATTCAGAAAATTTACCGCAGTCGTTCGGTAAAAGTTATTCAAACAAAGACAATTGTCCTGGTGAAATATTTGCCCGTTTATGGGTATGGTAAAGAAGATGACAAGCAGAACAAAGAGCAATTAAATTTTCAGGCCGGTTATCTTCCGGTATCCTATTCTGATGATGTACATTTAAGGTAAGTTTAGCTTGCTGGGATTTAGTTAGATTTTTAGTAGAATCCCCAGGACGCAAGCACTGTAGATTACATTTAGCGCAACGCCATCCGTACCTTTCTTTTATAGCTAGTGCAATTTCATGCCAATTATCGGGATATCTTCTAGTGTTCGGCATTTTGGTCAATTTGAGGGATGTACATCTATCTCAATAAAAGCCTTCAGTTGCCGGTATCAGCAACATACCACCGGCTTCTACAAATAATTTAGCACTAATTCTCCAAACTTTACTTGGTCACCTAAGAGCCCATAAAGGGTAAACGCATCTAATTTTTTAATTCCCCTATATAGCGTTAGAGTAAAAACAAAAGCGCTACAGGGGAAAAACCGTTCTCATTAAACAACAAAAAAGCCGGGTTATTGTCCTAAACAAACTGGTTATTTACAAGATACGTTTACCCTGTTAATTAGTTAGCTGTTGCTACAACTTCAGAAGCATTTTTTGGTTCTTTTGGCTTTTTCTCAAACACTTGGATAGCAGGTTCTGCTAAAACGAACCCGTTAGGGGTAGCTTCTCCCATTTTACCTGCAATCGCCGCTACCCACATCGGGTAATTAGCCTGCGCGTCTTCAAGCTTCTTAAACACTTTCGGCTTGACTGTGATTGTTATTATCTTACCGTCACAATCTACTTCAAACTGCTTCCAGTTGTTCTCGACTGTCTTTGCATTGTCGGGAAACTCGTTAATCTTAATGGTCAATTCTAACTTACCTGCTGTTGTCATAGATCCACCAAATAAACTTGATTGAATTGAAACGACTTGTGAGCTTAGTTGCTCTTGCATTTGAACGCTATCTATTTTTTGATTATAATACACAATTACCGCTGATATTTAGATGGGGATGCTTTCGGTTTCATCCTTACAGAAGGCTGGGTAATCAGCTTGGTTGGAGAGTTGAGAAGTGTGCGTCTTAACGAGTTTAAAAAGTTTAATCAATAAAACTCTGAGAAAAAACACCGATTTTGATTAATAATGTTCCCAAGTTCGCTCACCTTAAAAAGAGGTATCCGCTTTAGGCGTTCCTGATTAACTGTATGAACCAACTTTTCTCTAAAATTACAAAACTCA
Proteins encoded in this region:
- a CDS encoding cytochrome c oxidase subunit 3, translating into MAKIPDKGHVGVSATTLFWHFVDVIWVILFSLIYLWKA